A single window of Nicotiana sylvestris chromosome 5, ASM39365v2, whole genome shotgun sequence DNA harbors:
- the LOC138869467 gene encoding uncharacterized protein: MSIPEWKWERITMDFVVGLPQVLRKFNAVWVIVDRLTKSAHFIPVVTTYTSERLAQIYIRVIVRLHGVPVSIISDRGPQFTSHFWRAVQEFAYDNSYQSSIEMALFEALYGRRCRSPIGWFEPGEAKLYGTDLVKDALDKVKLIQERLRIAQSRQKSYADQKSYFIHGWREGPFESLTNEVYYEVREEGQVEPKIHWPI; this comes from the exons ATgtctataccagagtggaagtgggagcgcattactatggattttgtagttgggttgCCCCAGGTCTTGCGGAAGTTTAATGCAGTGTGGGTCAtcgtggataggttgaccaaatCGGCACACTTTATACCGGTTGTAACTACTTACACTTCGGAGAGActggctcagatttacattcgggtgatagtccggttgcacggtgtgcctgtttccatcatatcagatagaggccctcagttcacttctcatTTCTGGAGAGCTGTTCAGG agtttgcttacgacaacagctaccagtccagcattgagatggctctatttgaggctttatatgggcgGCGATGTCGTTcccctatcgggtggtttgagcctggcgaggctaagttatacggcACAGACTTGGTGAAAGACGCCTTAGataaggtgaagttgattcaggaaaggcttcgcatagctcaatccagacagaagagttatgcggatcagaaGAGTTAtttcattcatggttggcgagaaggtccttTTGAAAGTTTGACCAATGAAGTgtattatgaggttcgggaagaagggcaagttgagcccaagattcattggcccatttga
- the LOC138869466 gene encoding uncharacterized protein, with translation MVQRFVVGLHSGIRANMACEVEIWTSYQLVVEISRRIEGYRLRGTEEMHQDKRARYSGEFRGALARGRGQFGRGQPSRPPYSAPPPARGAPMHPYFSTIPESSYRPPAIQGSFGGYSSPQGSFDSYFSAMPESSYRPPAIQASSNGSTGHQGQPSRQQVTALPGYFECGDLGHRTRYYPRLRGKAVQQGQQPIISAPATSLPRGGGQTCRGHPRGGIWAGKGQPATAQSGGGQPIGALARLYAFPVRPDALASDVVITCIIFVFSRHVSVLFDLGSTYSYVSSLFAHFLVIAPESLGTPVHVSTPVGDSVDIDRIYRSCVVTFYGFETRADLLLLDMIDFEIILGMASLSPYHTVLDCHAKTITLAIPRLPGLEWKGATVDTSSRVISFLKAQQMVEKGCLAYLAYVWDTTAESPMINSVLVVWEFVDIFPFDLPGMTPDRDIDFCIDLASGTQPISIPLYRMAPKDLKELKEQLKELLAKGFVRPSVLPWGAPVLFMKKKDGTMRMCIDYRQLNKATIKNKYLLPHINDLFDQLQGARVFSKIDLRSGYHQLKIRDSDVPKRSFQTRYGHYEFLVMSFGLTNSLETFMNLMNRVFRP, from the coding sequence ATGGTGCAGAGGTTTGTTGTAGGGTTGCATTCTGGCATCAGGGCCAACATGGCCTGCGAGGTAGAGATATGGACTTCTTATCAGTTAGTAGTGGAGATTtctcggaggattgagggctaccgtcTGAGGGGTACAGAGGAGATGCATCAGGATAAGAGGGCTAGATACtccggagagttcagaggtgccctgGCCAGGGGAAGGGGCCAGTTTGGGAGGGGACAGCCCagcaggcccccatattcagcaccaccacctgctCGGGGTGCTCCGATGCATCCCTATTTCAGCACCATaccagagagttcttaccgcccaccagctattcagggttccttcGGTGGGTATTCAAGTCCTCAGGGTTCTTTTGATTCTTATTTCAGCGctatgccagagagttcatatcgTCCACCGGCTATTCAGGCTTCATCCAATGGGTctacaggccatcagggtcagccaTCAAGGCAGCAGGTCACTGCACTGCCAGGTTATTTTGAATGCGGAGACCTTGGTCATAGGACAAGATACTACCCaaggcttcggggcaaggcagtacaacAGGGTCAGCAGCCTATAATTTCAGCACCGGCTACCTCGCTacctagaggtggagggcagacttgtaggggccatcctagaggtggaATCTGGGCAGGGAAAGGTCAGCCGGCTactgctcagtcaggtggaggccagccaatcGGCGCTCTAGCCAGATTGTATGCCTTTCCGGttaggccagatgcattggcctcagatgtcgtcatcacatgtattattttcGTCTTCAGTAGACATgtttcggtattatttgatctagggtctacctaTTCGTATGTTTCATCTCTATTTGCTCATTTTCTAGTTATTGCTCCAGAGTCCTTGGGCActcctgttcatgtgtccactcctgtgggcGATTCTGTGGATATAGATCGGATCTAtcggtcctgtgtggtcacattctatggttttgagactagagcggaTCTCTTGTtgctcgatatgatcgattttgagatcatcctgggcatggcttcgttatctccatatcacaccgtcctagattgccatgccaagactattactTTAGCGATACCAAGGTTACcagggttggagtggaagggtgccacagttgatacatctagccgggttatttctttcttgaaggctcagcaaatggtcgagaaagggtgtttggcgtatttggcttatgtttgggacaccaccgcagagtctccgaTGATTAATTCAGTTCTAGTAGTTTGGGAGTTCGTCGATATATTTCCTTTTGATCTTCCTGGCATGacaccggatcgtgatattgatttctgtattgatttggcttcaggcacccagcctatatctatcccactgtACCGCATGGCTccgaaagatttgaaggagttgaaggagcagcttaaggagttgttagcaaaggggtttgttaggccTAGTGTTTTACCTTGGGGAGCACCAGtgttatttatgaagaagaaagatgggactatgcgtatgtgcattgactaccgccagttgaacaaggctaccatcaagaataagtacctgtTGCCGCACATtaatgatttgttcgaccagttgcagggtgctagggtgttctctaagattgacttgaggtcagggtaccatcagttgaagattcgagactcggatgttccgaagagATCATTTCAAAcgagatatggccattatgagtttctggtgatgtcctttggcttgactaattcCCTAGAAACATTTATGAACTTGATGAACAGAGTGTTCAGGCCTTAG